The Ranitomeya variabilis isolate aRanVar5 chromosome 7, aRanVar5.hap1, whole genome shotgun sequence DNA window AAAAATCAAAAAGTAATTTCCTTATCCATCATGAATAGATTTGTGGGGGATCTGGCAGAACTGATCAAGGTGAAATCTCATGACAATGAGGACGAGGAGGCGGAATTCTCCCTGCATTTCCCCATCTTCATCTGGGCCGTGAGAGATTTCCATTTGAAGCTGAACGTTGACGGGAAACCGATCACGGAGGATGAATATCTGGACAACGCTCTGAAGCTGCGAAACCGTAAGTATCGAGATGACCCCTATAGATAAAGGAGCGGATTACAGGGGCAGCAGTCAGCGATGGCTTCTCTCTCCATCACATTTCTCTTCTTCACGGCAGCGGAAAAAACAGTCAGAGACGAGGATTATAACAGACCCAGGAAACGCCTGCGCATGTACTTCGGGAAGCGCAAGTGCTTCGTGTTTGATCAGCCATCTGCAAATACGGAAGATCTGCAGAACATGGACAACATTTCCGAGAGTGAACTGAAACCGGAATTTTTGCAGCAGACAAAGAATTTCTGTGACTATGTCTTCCAGGAAGCCGGAGCGAAGAAAGTGATCGGCAGCATCACAGTTACAGGAAGCCGTGAGTTATGTCTGTGCGAAAGGGAGTCCATTACTGGAGACTACCACTCCCACCTGAGAGCAGACTACCACCCTCACCTGAGAGCAGACTACCGCCCCCACCTGAGAGCAGACTACCACCCCTACCTGAGAGCAGACTACCACCCCCACCTGAGAGCAGACTACCACCCCCACCTGAGAGCAGACTACCACCCCCACCTGAGAGCAGACTACCACCCCCACCTGAGAGCAGACTACCGCCCCACCTGAGAGCAGACTACCACCCCCACCTGAGAGCAGACTACCACCCCCACCTGAGAGCAGACTACAACCCCCACCTGAGAGCAGACTACCGCCCCACCTGAGAGCAGACTACCACCCCCCACCTGAGAGCAGACTACTACCCCCACCTGAGAGCAGACAACCACCCCCCACCTGAGAGCAGACTACTACCCCCACCTGAGAGCAGACTACCACCCCCACCTGAGAGCAAACTACCACCCACCCCCTCCTGACAGCAGACTACTACCCCACCTGAGAGTAGACTTCTTCTTCTAGACTTCATCAGTTTATCCATTGATTCCATTTTATTCAGAGCTTGGTAAACTGGCGGATATGTACACTGAGGCGATAATGACGTCTAATATTGCCTGCATGGAGGACGTGGCCCATACCCTGTCTGACATCGAGAACAAGGCGGCCATCCAGGAGGCTGCGCAATATTATGAAGACAAGATGAAGGAACGCGCCGTCTTCCCCACCGACACCCTGAGCGAGTTCCTTGAGCTGAGTCGGCAGTGCGAGAACGAAGCTCTTCCGATCTTCTTAAAAAGGTCATTTAAAGACAAAGACCAAAAATTCCTCCAAGAATATATGGTGAGTCTGACACTAGTGGTCAACAAATCTGCTGAAATTATGGCCACAAAGTTCGATTCAAAATTTTGCTGGAAGGGAATCACAAAAAAAATGGATTTAGGTCAAAATATTTTGTAAAATTAGAGAAGGTCATATTTCTTTTATTGGGAATTCACAATCACAGTACTTCGAGTTTCCTCGCAAGCGCTCTACACCATGTCCAGGTGACTACCATGATAAGTAGTCAAGAGAAACTTGTATGATCAATACTACGAGAGAAGTGTGTAGGAAAACTGATGTAAACAATGCAAAAGTATGACCCACATGTACAATGGGACCTTCATACCAAATCTGGTCCATCTCCAACTGGACCTTAAACGTCCCAAATACTCCGCATATGGCTGTTGTGCTTGGAGCTTGACTCTTAAGACCAATTATTCAGCTAAAATTTGCAGGTTGTGTTTTTCTTCCTTCAGGAAGTGATAAAACAGAAGAAGAAAGAGTTCTGTGATATGAATGAGGAGAAGTCCCGGGAAGTTTGTGAAGTTCTGATTAAGAAGCATGCTGCGGAGAACCAGGAAGCTTTTTCAAAAGGATCATATAGCGTTCGTGGTGGCCATAAAAAATTCAAGGAAGACTTGAAAGCAGTGGAGGAAAAATATCACATGGAACCCGGAAAGGGCATTCAGGTCGGTGGTAGAGAATAACAACTGAACGTTCAATTATCAGAGAAGAAAAAGCCGTTGTTGGACTCTTCTGGTAGCAGCTTATCTTTCCTGCAAACAAAAGGATCAGGTGCTGAAATGCCAATGGCTCAGTCCTTCTCTGACACCATCTATTCAGGAGAGTCAGGAGGCTCCTGTAAACATTAGATGGTTGTCCAGTGCTGCCCTGATCGTCAGGTTCAACATACTTTCCATCTAATATGTGTGGGGACCTTAAGTGTCCAACATGTGTATGATGCCTCCATCAAGTGATCGCTGACTCTTTCCAGTTGATCTACTGATGGCCATTGATGCTTCGCGTGATGGACGAGATTCAAATTGGCTTTTCTCATGGTTCAAATAGTTTAGGTACTCATCATTTCTCCaaaatttgttatattttttacatttctcaTTCATGCAGGCTGAAACTGTGCTCCAGAAATACCTGACTTATTGGAAATCCATTGAAATCAATATTCTGAAGACCGATGAAGCCTTGACTGAGAAAGAGAAGGAGCTTGAAGGTGAAGGATCACTTATAGTTGTTGGTGTTCTTCTTACAGTCTTGCGAGGATCTTCTGGCTTCTCAATGTTGCATTCATGATTTCTCTTGTACATTTCTCTGTTCTTCATCCTATGTCAGAGACTCGTATCTTCACATAGTATATCCAAGTAATGGTCCATGTACACGGGTCTAATCCGGCTGCACATAACCTTCTTGTGGAGCAAAGCTAGAGTAAAGTGGCGCAGAGCGGTAGTCATGACCGAGCTACTGTCCGGCTTCGcactggcactttacagacaaggggTAGCCAGTCCCAGTGTGCAGTAGGGTGTGGGGTGCATAACATTTACTTGTAGGTCACAGGCCTCCACTTTCTCCAGGTTTCTGTCATCAAGAACCGCTGCACACAATGTATGGGACACCAAGTTCTTTacaacagtcaaacttttactaaacagtccGAATTCATcaggtgggatagggcacagcaattcaCGTTTTCCACCTTCTTAGCACAACTCCTCTGAACTCCTGTCCCTATCTCGTCCTGGACTACCCCCAAGTCCACTGTTTCTGTTAGTCTCAGGGATTTCTTGTCCACCTCGGTAGTGCACCTGGGACCGGCCATCCCCTTCAATCTTGGCGGGTCCCTGTCCATGTTCCACTGTACTTCAGAGGACATGATGTGTCCGGCAGCCCCTATGCCAGACCTTTAGGCTCCGTGCGTGACAGGAACGCAGTAATACCACTCACTGCCTGGAACAAGCGACACATGCTGCCCCTAGCAGCCCACCACACCTGAACTTGGCCTTCACTAGGCTCTTCACCAACTGACACTGGACTCCCTCTTACCAGGAAGTGCCCCCCCTTTACCAGCACTCGTGTCCACCCAGCACTAGTGCCCACCCACTGGACTAACGCTATACTTAACCATTTCCTATCTTATAAGATAAACCTATTATCATTATTCTGTATCTTATGCTGTACTCACATTATGCTTATTAACACTTTACATACTGTACAGCACCATAATACATTACACTAGATACACATTACTTCTACGTATAAAACCACCCAACGGTATTCACATGGCGCGTCTTTGTTGTCTTCAGAATTAGGAATAGGGTAAGACAAGTCCACGTCCCTTCATTAGGAAATCTCCAGGCCGGAATTCTTGAGAAAACGTAATATAGTAGGAAAATGTAAAACTCTTGTGCAGAGTATCCTTTAAATGTCCCTTTGTCTAGGAACCTGTGTAGGGATGGGCCGGACAATATGGCGCCCTACTTCAGGTAAAGCCGTACTATCCTTAATTCTTCTCTCTGCAGAGGAGAAGGCAAAGAAAAAAATTGAAGAGATGGAGCAAAAAGTGCGTGAAATGAATGAATCCCAGAAGAATCAGAAGCTTGAAGACGAGAAGGCGTATATAGGGAACCACGTCATGGGCGCGTTTGAAAAATTTGCCGAAGAAAATAGATTGATGGCTGCTCAAATTCAACGAGCTATTGCAGACAAGGAGAGGGTGAGTGTTGGCCGTCTGTGTCCTTGTAGGAGGACATTCATGACACCATTAATTCCTAATAACTCCTTCAGCGGCAGCCAGATGTAGACATTGATCAGACAGCTTCGTTCACTGTGTAGCAGCTGCTACCGGGAACTGGAGATCAAGAGTGTAGTCAAGAGaaggagctgatctgcagcatCCGTCAGAGACCACTACACATTGAAGGAAGCTGCACTGATCAGAAGTGGCCCTCGCCAGAGCAGATAAcaactgatcagtgggggtgctgcaCGTTGTCCCCTAATTACCTGATATTGGTGACCTATATCCTGAAGACATGCTCAGCTTGTGGTCTGCAGCGGTCATTGTAAAAGCAATCCGTAGCGCTACAGAAAGTCACCATGTAAACCAGGACTAATGGGCCACTGGGTTTAACCATTGTTAGGACTTGTGCAGATGACAATATAACGTTGGCAAGTGCTATCCATTGTTTTGATAGCACTCGTCAGCATGTTATTGTACGGGGCCATGGACAAAGTCAATCAGCGGAAAAACACAACATGCGCGATTTGCCTCTGAGAATCGGATGGCACTCGCCTCTCCAGCTCTATGGATCCGTGAAAAACAGTCAGaccgcacttggatgtcatcaTGTGGTCCAAGATTTACAGCCTGACATTATAGAGAAGATGTCTCCATGTCCGAGAAAATCGGATCGcactctgataaaactctgatcaaagtgtgattagcatagtcggaccgattttctcggatgtggagaattCGTCGGTGTGACCCTGGAGCCTTAATGTTCTCACACGGTCTAATATTGTCAgcaatttgacttttttttagataattttaaacattttgttattacatagtttgtttgttttttaaatcttcTCTACTTTAGTCACTGTTAAACTATTCCACAACCCCAGCTTAATCGAGTGAGGACCCCAATTGTTATAGAAACAATGTCTACTCACCTCGAGCGCAGCATCGCTTTTCCCGGTGAGTGATATTAATTTCTGTCCCACGTGATCTCTGCAGCTGATGAGTGGCTGCTGTTTAGCTGCAGCCTTTACTAGTTCATCAGAGCAgacgattggctgcagcggtcacaacaAGTTTTGCTGCTATCCGGGAAAAGTGAGGCTAACACTGGTGGAACGACACTGCTGCAGGATGTGAGCACGCACGTTTTCAT harbors:
- the LOC143785150 gene encoding guanylate-binding protein 1-like isoform X2, translating into MMDNPVCLIENTKEGKLMVNPEAIKFLTKITQPVVVVSIVGLYRTGKSYLMNKLAGAKKGFNLGYNVQAETKGIWMWCVPHPTKPDHVLVLLDTEGLGDVEKGDKKNDIWIFSLAVLLSSALVYNSKGTIDQDAIDKLKFVGDLAELIKVKSHDNEDEEAEFSLHFPIFIWAVRDFHLKLNVDGKPITEDEYLDNALKLRNPEKTVRDEDYNRPRKRLRMYFGKRKCFVFDQPSANTEDLQNMDNISESELKPEFLQQTKNFCDYVFQEAGAKKVIGSITVTGSQLGKLADMYTEAIMTSNIACMEDVAHTLSDIENKAAIQEAAQYYEDKMKERAVFPTDTLSEFLELSRQCENEALPIFLKRSFKDKDQKFLQEYMEVIKQKKKEFCDMNEEKSREVCEVLIKKHAAENQEAFSKGSYSVRGGHKKFKEDLKAVEEKYHMEPGKGIQAETVLQKYLTYWKSIEINILKTDEALTEKEKELEEEKAKKKIEEMEQKVREMNESQKNQKLEDEKAYIGNHVMGAFEKFAEENRLMAAQIQRAIADKERERDSYERQGFQKQANMYQAQIQDLQAEEEKKMEEHQWYTPVLDKLKSVVSAVAPSLIEMAGTMIHAKAGQMYREFRMRK
- the LOC143785150 gene encoding guanylate-binding protein 1-like isoform X1: MLGASAMMDNPVCLIENTKEGKLMVNPEAIKFLTKITQPVVVVSIVGLYRTGKSYLMNKLAGAKKGFNLGYNVQAETKGIWMWCVPHPTKPDHVLVLLDTEGLGDVEKGDKKNDIWIFSLAVLLSSALVYNSKGTIDQDAIDKLKFVGDLAELIKVKSHDNEDEEAEFSLHFPIFIWAVRDFHLKLNVDGKPITEDEYLDNALKLRNPEKTVRDEDYNRPRKRLRMYFGKRKCFVFDQPSANTEDLQNMDNISESELKPEFLQQTKNFCDYVFQEAGAKKVIGSITVTGSQLGKLADMYTEAIMTSNIACMEDVAHTLSDIENKAAIQEAAQYYEDKMKERAVFPTDTLSEFLELSRQCENEALPIFLKRSFKDKDQKFLQEYMEVIKQKKKEFCDMNEEKSREVCEVLIKKHAAENQEAFSKGSYSVRGGHKKFKEDLKAVEEKYHMEPGKGIQAETVLQKYLTYWKSIEINILKTDEALTEKEKELEEEKAKKKIEEMEQKVREMNESQKNQKLEDEKAYIGNHVMGAFEKFAEENRLMAAQIQRAIADKERERDSYERQGFQKQANMYQAQIQDLQAEEEKKMEEHQWYTPVLDKLKSVVSAVAPSLIEMAGTMIHAKAGQMYREFRMRK